The Rhinoderma darwinii isolate aRhiDar2 chromosome 9, aRhiDar2.hap1, whole genome shotgun sequence sequence CGCAAACGGAGTGGCAAAGAGTGCAAATTCAGGTTCAAGATCCCGGAACTCATGAAAACGTCGATTGAACTCTTGCAGTAATTGAGAAATGATATCTGAGTAATAACTGAGGTGTTGTGGTTCAACTCGTATCGACTGCAAAGCGGAGAAATGTGCCAAATTGCCAGACTTCAGCTGTTTGGCCCACAAAGACAGCTTACATCTGAATGCCTTGACACTGTCATACATCATCGTAATCATCTGCTTTGGGCCCTGAAGTTTCAAGTTGAATTCGTTGAGGTGTTCTGTGACATCTGTTAGAAACGCTAAATCAGATAGAAAAGCTGGGTCAGAAAGTTGGAGAGCGTCGTTATCTTTTAGTGCCATAAAAAGCGCTATCTCCTGTCTTAAAGCAAAAAATCTCTTCAACGCGCTTCCCCGACTCAACCATCTGACCTCGGTATGATACAGCAAGTCTCCATATTCAGTGTCCATATCAGATAAAAAAGAAGTGAACTGCCtatggttaaagggaatgtgttgccagaaaaacatgttttttttttaaaatttaaacatttagtgtgtgggtgattaaacattgttaaaattttttttttttttttgcacgagccaggaaatattataaattatttctaatttataatactacccatttttggtcactagatggagctgttcccaaaattgcagcattgcaacattgggttaaaagccctcgctctagtgagctctcggcatccccccctcctttatcctggctagtgccgggataaacgaggggtttgaacctcctacactgtgtgtcgccattttttgagctaacccacagtgtagtaggtttacatacagtagtaaacacacaaaaacacgaacatacattgaaatcgcttacctgctcctgccgccgcggctccctccggcccgtccgctccgtttgctgtcgctggtgcaagtgcataaatccggaagccgcgaccggaagtagtaatattactgtccggccgcgacttccggtccacaggaaaatggcgccggacggcgccaatttcgaataggactgtgtgggagcggcgcatgcgcagttcccacacagacgccgtacactgcagtcaatgggacgggagccgttcgcagtccctatgggactgtggctgccgtattccatgtctgtatgtgtcgttaatcgacacacacagaaatggaacaaaaaatggcagcccccatagggaagaaaaagtgtaaaaataagaaaaagtaaaacacaaacacacaaatgaatacaaacgtttttaataaagcactaacatctttaacatataaaaaaataatttgtgatgacactgttcctttaagacctcTTGCCCGTATAAAATTAACCGTCCTAATAACAAAGTCCATAACTTCTTTCATTTTTAGACTTTTGCTACACAGCGCCTCCTGATGCAGAATGCAGTGTATTGCACTGAAAGGACTTGACAAAGAAAGCTGGTTTCGTTTTGCTTTCAATAAGCCCACAACACCAACATTTTCAGAACACATTGCTGGTGCACCGTCAGTTGCCACAGACACGAGTTTATCCCATGGCAGTCCTGCTGTGTTAATACAACCTTCGAGTTCTTTAAAAATGTCACGACCGGTTGTTGTGCCTTTCATAGGTAATAAATCTAATAATTCCTCGGTTATGTTTAGGTCTCCATCAACCCCACGAATAAAGACCGCACAATAGGCAGTATCGGTTACACCGGTACTCTCGTCAAGCGCTAAGGAAAATGCTGCAAAACCTTGCGCTCTTGTAATCAGTTGCTGATAAATGTTACTAGCAGATTCAGTGATTCTACTAGCAACAGTATTTGCCGACAAGCTTATGCCTTCAAACAGTTTCTGTTTTCCGGACAAATAATTTCATATGTATTTATAAAACAGTCTTTAATGAATTGGCCTTCAGTGAATGGTCTTGAAGATTTTGCTATCATGTTACTAAGGACAAAACTCGTTTTTACTGAACATTCGCTTGAGTTATTACTACTTGAGAAAAAGGTTTGCTGTTTTTTAAGCGATGCTTTCAGTTGCTGAACCTTTTCATCCCGTATTTTGCCAGACAGTGCATCATACTGTTCTCCATGCTGCGTCATGTAATGTCGACGCACATTGTAGTCCTTGAGCACCGCGATAAACTGCGAACAAATCAGACACTGGGCTCTGTCTTTTACCACTGTGACAAAATATAAGTTTTCCCACTTGTCCTGGAATATTCGTTTCTCATCAGCAATCTTGCGATTTTTCGATGACGACGCCATTAAAGActgtaaaggggttctctgggaattGAAAAATATGTCCGTTAGCAACCCTGTACTGCCCCCATATAAATATATCATAGTTTGCTGCCACATGGAATTATAGTGCcctcataggcatacattgtatgtCTATGAGGGCACTGCAGAGCACGGTCATCCACATCCACCTCTGCAGAGCACTGTTACCTATATCTACTACTGCAGAGCTCTGTAACCTACATCCACTTCTGCAGGGCACTATTACCTACACATCCACCGCTGTATAGCCACTGCTGCATACACAgtctgctgccccccccccccccctcagtaaAAATATACTGTCCGATCccccaataattaaaaaaatgccctctgtggatgctgccacactgccctctgtagatgctgccagtgccctctgtagatgctgccacactgccctctgtagatgctgccacagtgctctctgtagatgctgccacactgccctctgtacatactgccacagtgccctctgtagatgctgccacagtgccctctgtagatgctgccacagtgccctctgtagatgctgccacagtgccctctgtagatgctgccacactgccctctgtagatgctgccacactgccctctgtagataatgccagtgccctgtgtagatgctgccacactgccctctgtagtgccacagtgccctctgtagtgccacagtgctctctctatagtaccacagtgccctatgtaatgccacaAACCACaatgatcaccccccccccctatagatagtaccacacaggggtggaatcccaagccagagcatgccgatgcactggcctgggattcctttgCTCTAGAATGGGCCCAACACACCACACCCTGCTGACAGCGCCACATGCCCCTTCTATGTAGGTAGCTCCATTGTGACTCCCTCCTCGGTCGGGGTGTGTAGCGCTGTCAAAGGtggtgtgtgtggggcgctactaaaggggttttccacttcatGGGACTAATTCAGCTGCTCACCAATGCGTCCCGGACTCGTGACTGACGCTATGAAGGAGCGAGCGCCCACCAATGCGGTCGAAAgaggactgacgtcatgaaggagcgctcctcCTTCCGACCGCTCTATCCTCTCCCCGCGGACTCAGCATTCGCCGGAGGACTGACGTCCTGAAGAAACGCTCTCACCTCTccctgcgggccgcgtgcttgagacccctggtatacagGATAACCCAAAACAGATGGTACATTTTTAAAGGAGAAAGTGATAAGGTATTTTTTTTCCCTTCGTTTTATTGTTTacatgaaaaaaagaaacaaaaatgttcaataaaaaataacgattcaaaaaatatattttcatttatttcagtatttAAAAGTTGCAAATATTTGCGTAAGTAGGAACAATCATAGATGTATTCTCATGTACTGTAAATATAATAATACGTATATCTTTTAATTTTCTTGCTGGGTTATTCAGAGGAAATGAAATCTAAACACTGTGCGCAGACGCGGATCTTTCCTCAttcaggccaggatcacacacgcactttttgatgcagtttttgttgcgttttttttagccatagccagaagtggatacaaaagcAAGGAAagaaaaagactgatgcatctccattcgtttgtgtccactcctgtgtttgcatacctcctaaccgtcttgGATCCAAcgagacagtcccggattccgggtggttggtggtatgtcccggtttcaactgtatctgtgtcct is a genomic window containing:
- the LOC142660227 gene encoding general transcription factor II-I repeat domain-containing protein 2-like, which encodes MASSSKNRKIADEKRIFQDKWENLYFVTVVKDRAQCLICSQFIAVLKDYNVRRHYMTQHGEQYDALSGKIRDEKVQQLKASLKKQQTFFSSSNNSSECSKLFEGISLSANTVASRITESASNIYQQLITRAQGFAAFSLALDESTGVTDTAYCAVFIRGVDGDLNITEELLDLLPMKGTTTGRDIFKELEGCINTAGLPWDKLVSVATDGAPAMCSENVGVVGLLKAKRNQLSLSSPFSAIHCILHQEALCSKSLKMKEVMDFVIRTVNFIRARAFLTDVTEHLNEFNLKLQGPKQMITMMYDSVKAFRCKLSLWAKQLKSGNLAHFSALQSIRVEPQHLSYYSDIISQLLQEFNRRFHEFRDLEPEFALFATPFAVDVACVSEDLQMEIVDLQCDTVLKQKYMDIGVPDFYKFVSQEKFPKLVNAAARITTMFGRI